One region of Salvia miltiorrhiza cultivar Shanhuang (shh) chromosome 3, IMPLAD_Smil_shh, whole genome shotgun sequence genomic DNA includes:
- the LOC131016442 gene encoding uncharacterized protein LOC131016442, with the protein MAAGRNRQPFLSKKSYPMASNETWARNLSKNQLGGVIFGCTKQTMEECHAKQLFGLPAAHFSYVKNIDPGLPLFLFNYNEKKLYGIYEAASSGKMNIDPYAWTIDGSDKTRYPAQVQIRLRLQCLALNENQFKLSIIDNYYGQSHFRFELDHAQTSRLMSQFSSLAVAPSISIRKNPPIWTAKQRFPLTNKINESGAFEPPALTDNFSNYDDSISTSTTTDNSLSLNGNNQLMEVTNQMEQFDENDLIYMKLKELTLGNKFADANTIAGVVGKSSTSDDDQVTSGNRNSGSSSDQFDYPSLVEKLYIEIEELRTFKQEQIIKTESLEKKLDEAEQEILRLENRCLALEYMSDVSKQPVDAQTLVESPDEYYLNTNESILIVGGHDGVSWSSALQSFSPSEDILRSLKPMSSARWNAPIVTLNGELYVFGGGSGSKWYDTVESYNIVNNEWTLRPSLLKEKGSLAGATLNNKIFAMGGGNGVEFFSEVEMLDPFIGRWIPSRSMLQKRLALAAVELNGALYAVGGYDGHEYLKSAERFDPRENSWTRIASMEVKRGIHSLVTMNEKIYALGGFDGTAMVPSVEIYDPRRGSWMTGEPMKHGRGYLAAGVLHKSIYVIGGINTAEKIIETVECYKEGAGWEATNLRAVGKRCFASAIVLEGK; encoded by the exons ATGGCAGCCGGGAGGAACAGACAGCCTTTTTTATCTAAAAAGAGTTACCCAATGGCATCTAATGAGACATGGGCAAGAAACTTGAGCAAGAACCAGCTTGGAGGTGTCATATTCGGGTGCACAAAACAAACTATGGAAGAATGTCATGCCAAACAACTCTTTG GCCTGCCAGCAGCACATTTTTCATATGTAAAGAACATTGATCCAGGTTTACCCCTGTTTCTATTCAACTACAATGAAAAAAAACTTTATGGTATATATGAAGCTGCTAGCTCAGGGAAAATGAATATTGATCCATATGCTTGGACAATAGATGGTTCTGACAAAACAAGGTATCCAGCTCAG GTTCAAATACGCCTCCGTTTACAGTGCCTAGCCCTTAACGAAAATCAGTTCAAGCTATCCATTATTGACAACTATTATGGTCAAAGTCATTTTCGGTTTGAGTTGGATCATGCTCAGACAAGCAGGTTGATGTCCCAATTCTCCTCTTTAGCAGTTGCTCCTAGTATCTCTATACGAAAAAATCCCCCAATTTGGACTGCAAAGCAGAGGTTCCCTTTGACCAACAAGATAAATGAAAGTGGAGCTTTTGAGCCACCGGCTTTGACGGATAATTTTTCCAACTATGATGATTCTATTTCTACATCAACCACTACAGATAATTCCCTCTCTCTGAATGGAAACAATCAACTGATGGAGGTAACCAACCAAATGGAACAATTTGATGAAAACGATCTTATCTACATGAAACTAAAGGAACTGACTCTCGGAAATAAGTTTGCGGATGCTAATACTATAGCTGGTGTGGTAGGAAAGTCATCCACAAGTGATGATGACCAGGTGACATCAGGGAATAGGAACAGCGGAAGTTCTTCCGATCAATTTGATTATCCTTCTCTGGTTGAGAAG TTGTACATTGAAATAGAAGAGCTAAGGACCTTTAAGCAAGAACAAATTATAAAGACAGAGAGTTTGGAAAAGAAGCTG GATGAGGCAGAGCAAGAAATTCTTCGATTGGAAAATAGATGCTTGGCACTGGAGTACATGTCTGATGTTTCTAAGCAGCCTGTGGATGCTCAAACGCTGGTGGAGTCACCGGATGAATATTACTTAAATACTAATGAGTCAATATTGATAGTGGGTGGACATGATGGGGTGTCTTGGTCATCAGCATTGCAGTCCTTCTCACCTTCAGAAGATATCTTAAGATCTCTTAAGCCTATGTCTTCAGCTCGATGGAATGCTCCAATCGTGACATTAAATGGAGAACTCTATGTATTTGGTGGCGGAAGTGGTTCTAAGTGGTATGATACAG TTGAGTCCTATAACATTGTAAACAATGAGTGGACTCTGCGTCCTTCCCTGCTCAAAGAAAAAGGCAGCTTAGCTGGTGCGaccttaaataataaaatatttgcaATGGGTGGAGGAAATGGGGTGGAATTCTTCTCAGAGGTAGAAATGCTTGATCCATTTATTGGAAGGTGGATTCCTTCACGCTCAATGCTCCAGAAG CGGCTTGCTCTTGCTGCTGTGGAGCTGAATGGTGCACTCTATGCCGTTGGGGGATACGACGGACATGAATATTTAAA GTCTGCTGAAAGGTTCGACCCCAGGGAAAATTCATGGACCAGAATTGCGAGTATGGAAGTAAAAAGAGGCATCCACTCACTTGTTACAATGAATGAAAAAAT ATATGCGCTTGGTGGTTTTGATGGAACGGCAATGGTGCCCAGTGTTGAGATTTATGATCCACGACGTGGATCTTGGATGACTGGGGAACCCATGAAGCATGGCAGAGGCTACCTCGCTGCTGGTGTTCTTCACAAATCTATTTACGTCATTGGAGGGATTAACACTGCTGAAAAAATCATCGAAACG GTTGAGTGTTACAAGGAAGGTGCAGGTTGGGAAGCAACAAACTTGAGGGCTGTTGGAAAGAGATGCTTTGCCTCGGCCATTGTTTTAGAAGGGAAATGA